From Oxobacter pfennigii, a single genomic window includes:
- a CDS encoding VirD4-like conjugal transfer protein, CD1115 family: protein MRTDKIRMYVLPNIPYLFIFWCCLKLGTAYRLAAGANFGEKLIGMMNTTGPAFGTIVPGLVMSDWLIGLVGAVIIRLVVWNKVKNAKKFRKDVEYGSARWGTAKDIKSFIDPVFKNNVILTGTEFLTMNTRPANPANSRNLNCCVIGSSGSGKTRFWLTPQLLQAHSSYVVVDPKGGVLGQVGFFLKKKGYKIKVFNSIDFSKSMHYNPLSYIKTESDILKFVNALITNTKGDGKEGDEFWAKAETLLYCALVAYIVFEGPEEERNMNTLVDMINSMEVKEDDDNFRNAVDYMFMGLEKRNPNHFAVRQYKKYKLASGKTAKSILISCGARLAPFDIPQLREIMSYDELELDRMGDRKTATFFIISDTDTTYNFIVALAFSQMFNLLCERADNKYSGRLPHHVRVLWDEAANTGQVPQLEKLVAVIRSREISLCLFLQAQSQLKALYKDHAETIMGNMDSVIFLGGREHTTVKELSEALGKETISMYTESRTRGQSESHGQNLQRLGKELMTVDELTTMDGSKCILQLRGLRPFLSPKYDLKKHPCYQYTSEADKRNSFDISTLIDRRMEVKPDEQYTVYEVDAPGEDTAADTDEDILNYDDVDDPDAFA from the coding sequence ATGAGGACAGATAAAATCAGGATGTATGTGCTGCCGAACATCCCCTACCTGTTTATTTTCTGGTGCTGCCTGAAGCTCGGCACAGCCTACCGCCTTGCGGCGGGGGCAAACTTCGGAGAAAAGCTGATCGGCATGATGAACACCACAGGCCCGGCGTTTGGGACGATAGTGCCGGGCCTTGTCATGTCCGATTGGCTCATTGGCCTTGTAGGGGCCGTCATAATCCGGCTGGTGGTGTGGAACAAGGTAAAAAACGCAAAGAAGTTCAGAAAGGATGTGGAATACGGTTCGGCCCGGTGGGGAACGGCAAAGGACATAAAATCCTTTATCGACCCGGTTTTCAAGAACAACGTCATTCTAACCGGGACGGAATTTCTCACCATGAATACCCGTCCCGCAAACCCCGCCAACTCCCGAAATCTTAACTGCTGCGTGATTGGCTCCTCCGGCTCCGGCAAAACCCGGTTTTGGTTGACCCCACAGCTTTTACAGGCTCATTCCTCTTATGTGGTGGTTGATCCGAAAGGCGGCGTTTTAGGGCAGGTCGGTTTCTTCCTGAAAAAGAAAGGTTACAAAATCAAGGTATTCAACAGCATCGACTTTTCCAAATCCATGCACTATAACCCGCTTTCCTACATAAAGACGGAAAGCGACATTCTGAAATTCGTCAATGCCCTGATTACCAACACTAAGGGCGACGGCAAGGAGGGCGACGAGTTTTGGGCGAAAGCCGAAACCCTTTTGTACTGCGCTCTTGTAGCATATATCGTCTTTGAGGGGCCGGAGGAAGAACGCAACATGAATACCCTTGTGGATATGATTAACAGCATGGAAGTCAAAGAGGACGATGACAATTTCCGCAATGCTGTGGATTACATGTTCATGGGGCTGGAAAAACGCAATCCCAATCACTTTGCGGTGCGGCAGTATAAGAAATATAAGCTCGCCAGCGGTAAGACGGCAAAAAGCATTCTGATTTCCTGCGGCGCAAGGCTTGCCCCTTTCGATATTCCGCAACTCCGGGAGATTATGAGTTATGACGAGTTGGAACTTGACCGCATGGGCGACCGGAAAACGGCGACTTTCTTCATCATCAGCGACACGGATACCACTTACAACTTTATCGTAGCCCTTGCCTTTTCACAGATGTTCAACCTGCTCTGCGAACGGGCCGACAACAAGTATTCGGGCCGCTTGCCCCATCATGTACGGGTTCTGTGGGACGAGGCGGCAAACACAGGGCAGGTTCCGCAACTGGAAAAACTGGTAGCTGTTATCCGCTCCCGTGAAATTTCTTTATGCTTGTTCTTACAGGCGCAGAGCCAGTTAAAGGCGCTGTATAAAGACCATGCCGAAACCATCATGGGCAACATGGATTCGGTCATCTTCTTGGGAGGCAGGGAGCATACCACCGTTAAGGAGCTTTCGGAGGCTTTGGGGAAAGAAACCATTTCCATGTACACGGAAAGCCGGACGCGGGGTCAATCGGAAAGCCACGGTCAAAATCTGCAACGGCTCGGAAAAGAGCTTATGACGGTGGACGAACTCACCACAATGGACGGAAGCAAGTGTATTTTACAGCTTCGCGGACTCCGTCCCTTCCTTTCCCCGAAGTATGACCTGAAAAAGCACCCTTGCTATCAATATACTTCCGAAGCCGATAAACGCAACAGCTTCGATATTTCTACCCTGATAGACCGGCGCATGGAGGTAAAGCCGGATGAGCAATACACCGTATATGAGGTAGACGCACCCGGAGAGGATACCGCTGCTGATACAGACGAGGATATTCTTAACTATGATGATGTGGACGATCCGGATGCGTTTGCATAA
- a CDS encoding PcfB family protein, protein MQEDIERRAVAVSVNAAKLSAKTLAKALAAALRKIQKDYHKAQTPQGKQSVKKLMNHRVSTSALPLDGETKLFDRIARKYNVDYAFHKTGPKKYLLFFKAGQADAITAAFSEYTRLVLGRGKSKRPSILQQLRQFGDKARSRPREQQRKREVAHEDR, encoded by the coding sequence ATGCAGGAAGATATAGAACGCCGGGCGGTTGCCGTTTCGGTAAACGCGGCGAAGCTCTCCGCAAAAACTCTGGCAAAGGCACTTGCGGCGGCTTTGCGGAAGATCCAAAAAGACTATCACAAAGCACAGACACCCCAGGGCAAGCAGAGCGTCAAAAAGCTGATGAACCACCGTGTTTCCACGAGCGCCCTTCCGCTGGACGGGGAAACCAAACTCTTTGATCGTATCGCCCGGAAATACAATGTTGACTATGCCTTTCACAAAACCGGGCCGAAAAAATACCTGCTGTTCTTCAAGGCCGGGCAGGCCGACGCAATCACGGCGGCTTTCTCCGAATACACCAGGCTGGTGTTGGGCCGGGGAAAAAGCAAACGCCCCTCTATCCTGCAACAGTTAAGGCAGTTTGGGGATAAAGCGCGGTCACGGCCCCGCGAACAGCAACGGAAACGGGAGGTGGCCCATGAGGACAGATAA